From the Haladaptatus sp. DJG-WS-42 genome, the window AGCGCGAGGCCGGGGAGGCCGATGTCGCCGGTGACGGCGGCCCAGCCGATGAGTGCCGGAAGCGCCCCTGCCGCTCCGCCGAGCACGGTGTTCTGGACGGTGTTCGGCTTGAGGATGAGCGTGTAGATGACGCTGTAAAACAGGATTGCGGTGAGGCCGAGAGCGGCCACGAGCAGGTTGACCTGTGCGAACACCCACAGCGAGATGCCAGTGAGCGCGAAGCCGAAGATGAGCGCGTTGCGGACGGGCACTTGGTGGGTGGCGAGCGGGCGCTTTGCCGTGCGCTCCATCTTCTGGTCGATGTCGCGCTCTAAGACGTGATTGAACGTGCCGCTCGCACCAATCGAGAGTACGCCGCCAGTAAGGGTGTACACGACCGTTTGAATGCTGAGTCCGGGGCCGGAGGCGAGCGCCATGCCCGCGGCGGCGACGAGGGCGAGCAGCCACATGAGCCGCGGTTTCATGAGTTGGAAGTACGCCCAGATGGTCGCCTTCGCGCGGGCGGCGAGCGGGCGGTCTTTGAGCGGTGTGACGGCCTCCGGCGACCGCGCTGGTTCCGGGTCGTCAGCTTCGTGTGGCTCATTGTCGAACGCGGCGGTCTCTTCTTCTAACGTCCACGCGAGCGCAACGACGATGCCGGTGAAAATGCCCATCCCAACGAGGAGGTGGGCGGTCGGGAGCGTGCCGACGCCGCCGGAGTTGGCAACGAGCGCGCCGATGCCAACCTGCAGCGGATAGAGCGCAAGGACGCCGACAAGTGCGCCTTTGACGCGGCGCGAAGCCGACCCGCGCAGGCCGCGGACGACGGCGAGCAAGACGAGCAGGCCAACGAGTGCGGCGACGAGGCGGTGAGAAAGGGCGACGAGAAGGGCTGGGTCAGAAAAGTCGAGTGGGCGGCCACAGACGGGCCAGCCGGAACATGCGGCGGCCGCGTCGGTGAGCGACGCGGTTGCGCCGACGACCACCAGCAAGTAGACACCCATCGCTGCACCGGTGAGCAGCGTCGTAAACTTGGGAACGGTGGAGTCGGCCACGATAACGTAACCTCTTAGCCGTCTGTTCCATGCGAGCCTATTTATTCCCCGCGCTTTCAGCGCACGGAGAGGGGAAAGTTAGGTATTTATGCCCCTCTTTCTAAGCCCAACCAAGGATGAATTACAAGCGCATCGGGTTCGGGACCCTGCTCTCCGTGGCGCTTCTTGCGTTGGCTGTCGAACCAGTGGCAGCACAAGAGGCAACATCGGTAACACGGGGGCTTATCGATGGGTTGAACAGCAAACTCCTGTTCGTCGCGATTCCGATTACGATTCTGACCGAAGGAATCCTCATTTACACCGTCTACAAATTCCGTAAATCGGAGGAACCGAAGCCAACCCAGGAGAACCGCCGCCTCGAAATCACGTGGACCGTCGCAACCGCGATTATCCTCCTGTTCGTGGGTGTTGCCTCCTACCAAGTGCTCGGAAACGAGTTCGTCACCACGCCGGAAGACCAGATAGACAACATCCCAGAAGACAATGCCGTCGTCGTTGAGGTCACCGCCCAGAAGTACTTCTGGACGTTCCACTACCCACAACACGACGTGAACGCCTCTGACACGATGGTCATCCCATCCGACCGGCCGGTGTATCTCAAGATAACATCCACAGACTGGTTGCACGCCTTCCACGTGCCGGGACTCGGGCTCAAACAGGACGCGTTCCCAGGCGAATCACACACCCTCAAAACGAAGGTGAACCCGTCCGGTGAAGGCACGTACCAGCTCTACTGTGCAGAGTACTGTGGGGTTGGCCACTCGGCGATGCTCGGCGAGGTCAACGTCACCGACGGCGAAACGTACGACCAGTGGATTGAGAACCAGCAGGCAGCCGCTGAGTCAGAATCCGGTGGCAACAACACGACGGCTGGCTCAAACAACACGACCGCCAGCAACAACACCACCGCGAAACTCGCGGCATAATCTCCGTTCTTCTCTGTTTATCGCACTGGTGAGCAACTGCGCTATCGCTCGTCGTTCGTGTGCACTGGCCGTGTCTGACAGCCTGTACTAGTCGCGGTATTTGGTTCTCGGATTCGTTTTCGTGGCTCCAACTTGGCTGCGCTCCGCCGCGCTCCATCTGCCCACATGACGCGGTGGTACACCACAACCCACACGCCAGCCACTGCCTGTCAGCTCCCGGTGGCTCTGATAGACTCGTACTGCGACAGAACACTGGCGTGGCTGTCAGCGCGCTCGCTCTTGGTGTGCGCTGTTGAGTCGCAACCACTCCGTGTTCGATGGGCGACCCACGGTCCGACGACGTGCCTCACAATAGCCAGCGTCGTACACATTCTCTCTGCGCCCCTTCCGCGTGCGCTCGATTCTGAGTGTCCTGCTGGACCATCGAGACGCCACACTGTGTGCAGGGGCAATAGCTACGAGCCACGTTTTGCACTCCACAGTTTGGCAGTATCGCACTCCCGGCAGGTCGTCAAAACAGTCGCAGCTGCTCGCCTGAGTGTTGCTGGTGAAAAGTGGAACGCAGGTTAGATCGAGTACACTGCGCCGACGTACAGTACGACGACGAGGAAGACCCACACTGCGTCAACGAAGTGCCAGTACATGGAGACCGTCGAAACTGACACGTGCCGGTCTGCGCTGTACTGTCCCTTGAGTCCACGCACG encodes:
- the coxB gene encoding cytochrome c oxidase subunit II, whose amino-acid sequence is MNYKRIGFGTLLSVALLALAVEPVAAQEATSVTRGLIDGLNSKLLFVAIPITILTEGILIYTVYKFRKSEEPKPTQENRRLEITWTVATAIILLFVGVASYQVLGNEFVTTPEDQIDNIPEDNAVVVEVTAQKYFWTFHYPQHDVNASDTMVIPSDRPVYLKITSTDWLHAFHVPGLGLKQDAFPGESHTLKTKVNPSGEGTYQLYCAEYCGVGHSAMLGEVNVTDGETYDQWIENQQAAAESESGGNNTTAGSNNTTASNNTTAKLAA
- a CDS encoding heme o synthase translates to MADSTVPKFTTLLTGAAMGVYLLVVVGATASLTDAAAACSGWPVCGRPLDFSDPALLVALSHRLVAALVGLLVLLAVVRGLRGSASRRVKGALVGVLALYPLQVGIGALVANSGGVGTLPTAHLLVGMGIFTGIVVALAWTLEEETAAFDNEPHEADDPEPARSPEAVTPLKDRPLAARAKATIWAYFQLMKPRLMWLLALVAAAGMALASGPGLSIQTVVYTLTGGVLSIGASGTFNHVLERDIDQKMERTAKRPLATHQVPVRNALIFGFALTGISLWVFAQVNLLVAALGLTAILFYSVIYTLILKPNTVQNTVLGGAAGALPALIGWAAVTGDIGLPGLALAGVIFLWTPAHFYNLALAYKDDYARGGFPMMPVVRGDALTRKHILWYLAATLIGASVLGTVTTLGWLYALTTVSLGGVFLWAVVRLHRERTTGAAFRAFHASNAYLGMLLLAIIVDALVL